A stretch of the Actinoalloteichus fjordicus genome encodes the following:
- a CDS encoding universal stress protein, whose translation MSEMRTDIVVGVDDSEASVAAVIWAIREARIRGSRVHALHAWRHEPLAEFAFTEPEEAARESTALLDRQIAKARAREGDDVEVLPRVVPGTPAAALLGAVADGELLVVGSHRGGFLREMLLGSCSAACVRHAHTPVVVIPPPERGPQTEPNTM comes from the coding sequence ATGAGCGAGATGCGAACGGACATCGTCGTCGGCGTCGACGACTCCGAGGCGAGCGTCGCGGCCGTGATCTGGGCGATCCGGGAGGCGCGGATCAGAGGCAGTCGAGTCCACGCGCTGCATGCCTGGCGACACGAGCCTCTTGCCGAGTTCGCGTTCACCGAGCCGGAGGAGGCGGCCAGGGAGAGCACCGCTCTGCTGGACAGACAGATCGCCAAGGCCAGAGCACGGGAGGGCGACGACGTCGAGGTGCTGCCGCGCGTCGTGCCCGGCACGCCCGCCGCGGCTCTGCTCGGCGCGGTCGCCGACGGCGAGCTGCTCGTGGTCGGCTCCCACCGTGGCGGATTCCTCCGGGAGATGCTGCTGGGCTCCTGCAGTGCGGCCTGCGTGCGACACGCCCACACGCCGGTGGTGGTGATCCCGCCGCCCGAGCGAGGCCCGCAGACGGAGCCGAACACGATGTAG
- a CDS encoding sensor histidine kinase: protein MPATPPTPPTESAETTSPAPAGRAGGPADRALVEAVLAVAAGADLESTLRRILRSALELVDADCGAFTAAEAGRPGDSVYVGVDEPRWHRLTSSDLPAADGTVSRRSGGEDHQGGGAPTAAVLVVPVGVRAEVYGSLGLAGKRGGFTKSDEEVLTGLASAAGIAVADARLVEEERDQRRWSAIEGEITTELIAGACTEDAFDLLARRSLESAEADLALVLLTERDSSMLTVAGAAGAAAGTPAERVDRTALLSADPTSGGATVLDAADLAATPVLGRIAAGLRLGSAVVVPLGGVVEPTGALLVARAAHRAPLPVGRIPAMAAFADQVSLTLQLVERQRTRRQLDLLADRERIARELHDQVIQRLFAIGLALQRTVARNADPLVAERIHEVLDALDETVREIRTSIFDLHAEAGDEAGLRRRLFDAVSELTRDTAVSSVVRMSGAVDALVPAELAGQAEAVLREAVTNVVRHAEARRVTVTVEVTDHLLIDVLDDGVGLPDTVARSGLRNLAERATETGGSLIVGAARPHGTRLSWRAPLRTRSARRHD from the coding sequence ATGCCAGCCACACCGCCCACACCGCCCACGGAGTCCGCCGAGACCACGTCGCCCGCACCGGCAGGCCGAGCAGGAGGGCCTGCCGACCGGGCCCTGGTGGAAGCCGTGCTGGCCGTCGCGGCGGGCGCCGACCTCGAATCGACGCTGCGGCGGATTCTGCGCTCGGCCCTGGAGCTGGTCGACGCGGACTGCGGGGCGTTCACGGCGGCGGAGGCGGGCCGACCCGGTGACTCGGTCTACGTCGGGGTCGACGAGCCGAGGTGGCACCGGCTGACCAGCTCCGACCTGCCTGCTGCCGACGGCACCGTGTCACGCCGCTCCGGCGGCGAGGACCACCAGGGCGGCGGAGCGCCGACGGCTGCGGTGCTCGTCGTCCCGGTCGGCGTGCGTGCCGAGGTCTACGGAAGTCTGGGGCTCGCCGGAAAGCGCGGCGGGTTCACCAAGAGCGATGAGGAGGTGCTGACCGGACTGGCCTCGGCGGCCGGGATCGCGGTGGCCGACGCACGGCTGGTGGAGGAGGAACGCGATCAGCGCCGCTGGTCGGCCATCGAGGGAGAGATCACCACCGAACTGATCGCGGGCGCCTGCACCGAGGACGCGTTCGACCTGCTGGCACGGCGCAGTCTCGAATCGGCCGAGGCCGACCTCGCGCTGGTGCTGCTGACGGAACGAGACTCCTCGATGCTGACGGTGGCCGGGGCGGCCGGGGCGGCGGCGGGCACCCCCGCCGAACGCGTCGACCGGACGGCCCTGCTCTCGGCGGACCCGACGTCCGGCGGGGCGACCGTACTGGACGCGGCAGACCTGGCCGCGACGCCCGTCCTGGGCCGGATCGCGGCCGGGCTGCGCCTCGGCTCCGCGGTCGTCGTGCCGCTGGGCGGCGTGGTCGAGCCCACCGGGGCGCTGTTGGTGGCCAGGGCGGCGCATCGGGCGCCGCTGCCCGTCGGCCGGATTCCGGCCATGGCCGCCTTCGCCGACCAGGTGTCGTTGACACTGCAACTTGTCGAGCGGCAACGCACCCGCAGGCAGCTCGATCTGCTGGCCGATCGGGAGCGGATCGCCCGCGAGCTACACGATCAGGTGATCCAACGGCTCTTCGCCATCGGGCTCGCACTACAGCGCACCGTGGCCCGCAACGCCGATCCGCTGGTCGCCGAGCGGATTCACGAGGTACTCGACGCGCTCGACGAGACGGTTCGGGAGATCCGCACCTCCATCTTCGACCTGCACGCCGAAGCGGGCGACGAGGCAGGTCTGCGGCGACGACTCTTCGATGCGGTCTCCGAGTTGACCAGGGACACGGCGGTGTCCTCAGTGGTCCGGATGTCGGGTGCGGTGGACGCCCTGGTGCCCGCCGAGCTGGCCGGGCAGGCCGAGGCGGTCCTGCGCGAGGCCGTCACCAACGTGGTGCGGCACGCGGAGGCCCGACGGGTGACGGTCACCGTCGAGGTCACCGATCACCTGTTGATCGACGTGCTCGACGACGGTGTGGGACTGCCCGACACGGTGGCCCGCAGCGGCCTGCGCAACCTCGCCGAACGCGCGACCGAGACGGGTGGCTCGCTCATCGTCGGCGCCGCACGACCGCACGGCACTCGGCTGTCCTGGCGGGCGCCCCTGCGGACGCGGTCGGCCCGGCGCCACGACTGA
- a CDS encoding universal stress protein: protein MSEQASDRFEGNRPIVVGVDGSPTSVAALAWVLAQNEAHRRPIHAVSAWHFVPMAAGPATVLVDPGDVRQDHVERLRQVVAEATETVTSAGGSGSSAAGPSPGSAVALDDVDIRQEVIEGPPATVLLEAARDAAVLVLGSHGHGRAYASLVGSVSAACIRHAHCPVIVIPPGMAEDTTGSQLVAEANR, encoded by the coding sequence ATGAGTGAACAGGCGTCTGACCGGTTCGAAGGGAACAGGCCGATCGTCGTCGGCGTGGACGGCTCGCCGACCAGCGTCGCCGCCCTCGCCTGGGTGCTGGCCCAGAACGAGGCGCACCGTCGGCCGATCCACGCCGTCAGCGCCTGGCACTTCGTGCCGATGGCCGCGGGCCCGGCGACGGTGCTGGTGGACCCCGGCGACGTCCGACAGGACCACGTCGAGCGACTGCGTCAGGTGGTGGCCGAGGCGACGGAGACCGTGACGAGCGCTGGGGGCTCGGGCTCCTCGGCTGCGGGCCCGTCGCCGGGCTCGGCCGTCGCACTCGACGACGTCGACATCCGGCAGGAGGTCATCGAGGGCCCGCCCGCCACCGTCCTGCTGGAGGCGGCCCGCGACGCGGCGGTGCTGGTCCTGGGCAGCCACGGCCACGGCCGAGCCTATGCGTCGCTCGTCGGGTCGGTGAGTGCGGCGTGCATCCGGCATGCGCACTGCCCGGTGATCGTCATCCCGCCCGGCATGGCGGAGGACACGACCGGCTCGCAGCTCGTGGCGGAGGCGAACCGGTGA